A genomic stretch from Phocoena phocoena chromosome 9, mPhoPho1.1, whole genome shotgun sequence includes:
- the ZC3HAV1L gene encoding zinc finger CCCH-type antiviral protein 1-like → MAEPTVCSFLTKVLCAHGGRMFLQDLRGHVELSEARLRDVLRQAGPDRFLLQEVEVREDPWDAEAEVAAGAGGAGGGGGPLAWRVVAVSSARLCARYQRGECQACDQLHLCRRHMMGKCPNRDCWSTCTLSHDIHIPVNIQVLKNQGLFGLNEAQLRILLLQNDPCLLPEVCLLYNKGEALYGYCNLKDKCNKFHVCKSFVRGECRLPKCKRSHQLIHATSLQLLQDQGSNIPSVVNFQIIATYRHMKLHKTLENKDNSASSAEHSQGLEKQGVRVARAAEAGPLVSGPTESAKKPCAGKP, encoded by the exons ATGGCGGAGCCCACGGTATGCTCGTTCCTCACCAAGGTGCTGTGCGCCCACGGCGGCCGCATGTTCCTGCAGGATCTGCGCGGCCACGTGGAACTCTCGGAGGCCCGGCTGCGGGACGTGCTGCGCCAGGCCGGGCCCGACCGCTTCCTGCTGCAGGAGGTGGAGGTGCGGGAGGACCCGTGGGACGCCGAGGCCGAAGTGGCGGCCGGCGCgggcggcgcgggcggcggcggcggccccttGGCCTGGCGGGTTGTGGCTGTGTCCTCCGCGCGCCTCTGCGCTCGCTACCAGCGCGGCGAGTGCCAGGCCTGCGACCAGCTGCACCTCTGCCGCCGCCACATGATGGGCAAGTGCCCGAACCGCGACTGCTG GTCTACCTGCACCCTTTCTCATGATATCCACATACCTGTCAACATCCAAGTCCTGAAAAACCAGGGACTGTTTGGTCTCAATGAGGCCCAGCTTCGGATCCTTCTTTTGCAGAATGACCCCTGCCTTTTACCAGAG GTCTGTTTGCTCTACAACAAAGGTGAAGCCCTGTATGGTTACTGCAACCTCAAGGATAAATGCAACAAGTTTCACGTGTGCAAGTCCTTTGTCAGGGGAGAGTGCAGGCTGCCCAAGTGCAAGCGGTCTCATCAGCTAATTCACGCTACATCCCTGCAGCTGCTGCAGGACCAAGGATCGAATATTCCAAGTGTTGTTAATTTTCAGATAATTGCTACCTACAGGCACATGAAGCTGCACAAGACGCTTGAAAATAAAG atAATTCAGCTTCTTCTGCTGAGCATTCCCAGGGCCTTGAGAAACAAGGAGTACGCGTAGCTAGGGCTGCAGAGGCCGGTCCTCTGGTCTCTGGCCCTACTGAGTCAGCCAAGAAGCCCTGTGCAGGTAAACCTTAG